One Anaerolineae bacterium genomic region harbors:
- the tdh gene encoding L-threonine 3-dehydrogenase gives MPETMKAVIKAEPGPGLVLAERPIPSIGPDEVLVKVRAASICGTDLHIYRWDPWAADRVHPPLVVGHEVTGEVVEVGRQVRNVRVGDDVSLESHVVCGHCRFCKTGNGHICENTRLIGVDRDGGFAEYIAIPAQNAWPNPPDLPLEVAVLMENFGNAVHTAFSVDLRAKKVLVTGCGPVGLMTIAVARAIGARMIFATDISDYRVAFARRMGADVALNARTQDVVGEIMEATHGEGVDVLLEMSGAESAIAQGFQVLKPGGEVAALGVVGRPIRFDWDHHLVFKAATVQGIYGRRLWETWYQARGLVFSGAVDLTPMVTHRFPLADFDKAFETMASGQSGKVMLIP, from the coding sequence TTGGTCAAGGTGCGGGCGGCGTCCATTTGCGGCACGGATCTGCACATCTATCGCTGGGACCCCTGGGCCGCCGATCGCGTGCATCCGCCTCTGGTGGTCGGTCATGAGGTCACCGGGGAAGTGGTCGAGGTGGGGCGCCAGGTGCGGAATGTGCGGGTGGGCGATGATGTTTCCTTAGAGTCCCATGTGGTCTGTGGGCACTGCCGCTTTTGTAAGACGGGCAACGGGCACATCTGCGAGAACACCCGGTTGATCGGCGTGGACCGAGACGGTGGGTTTGCCGAGTACATCGCCATCCCGGCGCAAAACGCCTGGCCCAATCCCCCGGATTTGCCGCTGGAAGTGGCCGTGTTGATGGAAAACTTCGGCAACGCGGTGCACACGGCCTTTTCCGTGGACCTGCGTGCCAAAAAGGTGCTGGTGACCGGCTGTGGCCCGGTGGGCCTGATGACCATCGCCGTGGCGCGAGCCATTGGCGCGCGCATGATTTTCGCCACGGATATCAGCGACTATCGGGTGGCCTTCGCCCGACGCATGGGTGCGGATGTGGCCCTCAACGCCCGCACCCAGGATGTGGTCGGTGAAATCATGGAAGCCACTCACGGCGAAGGGGTGGATGTGCTGCTGGAAATGTCCGGCGCGGAAAGCGCCATCGCTCAGGGTTTCCAGGTGCTCAAGCCGGGCGGTGAGGTGGCCGCGTTGGGGGTGGTCGGACGCCCCATTCGGTTCGACTGGGACCACCACCTGGTCTTCAAGGCGGCCACGGTGCAGGGCATCTATGGCCGTCGGTTGTGGGAGACCTGGTACCAGGCCCGGGGGCTGGTCTTCTCCGGTGCCGTGGATTTGACCCCCATGGTCACCCATCGCTTCCCCTTAGCGGATTTTGACAAGGCCTTTGAGACCATGGCTTCGGGCCAATCGGGCAAGGTGATGCTCATCCCGTGA